A single region of the Vicia villosa cultivar HV-30 ecotype Madison, WI linkage group LG4, Vvil1.0, whole genome shotgun sequence genome encodes:
- the LOC131599959 gene encoding CASP-like protein 1E2: MEVQSRKEVKGSGVAKSSLEGKCNLLLRLCALVLTLVAAVVIVADKQTKVVPISISDSLPPLDIPVTAKWHYMSAYVYYVVANIIACAYATLSFIIALANGHKSKLLVTLITLLDATMVALLFSGNGAALAIGVLAKHGNSHVLWNKVCNVFDKFCNQVAASCLISLLGSLVFLLLVMLHGLRRT; encoded by the exons ATGGAGGTTCAGAGTAGGAAGGAGGTGAAGGGAAGTGGGGTGGCAAAGTCTTCACTAGAAGGAAAGTGTAATTTGCTTCTAAGGCTTTGTGCTTTGGTTCTAACACTTGTGGCTGCTGTAGTTATTGTTGCAGATAAACAGACCAAAGTGGTTCCAATTAGCATTTCAGATTCTTTGCCACCTTTGGATATTCCTGTTACTGCTAAGTGGCATTACATGTCTGCCTATgt GTATTATGTGGTGGCAAATATTATAGCATGTGCATATGCAACCTTATCTTTCATTATTGCTCTTGCAAATGGACACAAAAGTAAATTGCTGGTGACATTGATCACTCTACTTGATGCAACAATGGTAGCTTTACTCTTCTCTGGCAATGGTGCTGCATTGGCTATTGGTGTTCTTGCCAAGCATGGAAACTCACATGTGTTATGGAACAAAGTGTGCAATGTTTTTGACAAGTTTTGTAACCAAGTTGCTGCTTCATGTTTGATTTCACTTCTTGGGTCATTAGTATTCCTCTTGCTTGTCATGCTTCATGGTTTGAGAAGAACCTAA